ATCTATGTGTTTGTATTAAATGGTCCCACACAGTCGTGGATGGTGGAAATATCTGGATCTGAGACATTTGATCCGCACACGTGGCCATTTTAAAAGATTGTGCTGAGTTGTGATCATCTCCATTGGTCGTGATTTCAGATAAGAAGAGTTCTGTCCATTTTCAATCTCACAACCCAAAggaataataaatcaaatagtGCTAGTCCTTTTCAAATGATAGAATCAATTACCTGATCCTTTCTACTATTTCAATCATTGACTAATTGAAAATGTAGCATATATAATGTATGTACATTTGGATAGCTGAATGATCATATCATTTAAAACCTTTGGATTCTCAAGTCATTGAAAATTATGGTCTTGTCGGTCGAATTTTATGAAAGGTCGTACTACTTTAacataatgatttttttattaaccaTCCATGAAAATATGTTTCCCATGAATATGGAACcctaagaagaaaaaaagaaggaaatagATAAGTTATTATCTTGGGTCACACGGGACAGTGTCACAAGCTCACAACCCTAGATTTGAAGCACACAAAGTTGGGTCATAGTAGAATCCGAGAGCTGCAAGCTCCGGGAAACTGTATTGATTATGTCCcaacccttcttcttcttcactgtACTGCGTATTGTTGCTTCTCACCGAACTACCTTCTTCCCCAAGCTTCTCGGTTTCTATAGACTGAGTTTCGAGTTTCTCTTGAATTTTCAGCTCCTCTTTGAGGAGAGCAACCTGTTTAAATGTTTTATCAATATGTTGAACATAGTCTCAGGATAACTGGCTGTTAATTTAAGGATAAATGTACCTTGTTTATAAGGGCTTGGTTTTGTCGAAAGAGAATGTCCCTATCAGTCTTGAGCTTAGCATAGCTAGCCTTAAGAGAGTCGCAGTCGATCTCTAGCTGTCTATTCTTGAACCTAGCCCTTCTGTTTTGGAACCATATAGCGACTTGGCTCGGCTGCAAACCCATCTTCTCGGCCAGCCAGAGTTTCCTGTCCGGTTCTAGTCGTTTGTCTTCTTCGAAACTCTCCTCTAGTAAACGCAATTGGAATGGTGTCAGCTTCCGTTTCTTGGTTGTCTCACGCGTGTTGTAGCTCTCACAGACGTCGTCTTCGTCCACAGTGTTAGTCTCCGTGTTGCTCATGGAGCTAGATCCTACAAGAGAATCACGAATCGCAATGACCCTAAAATTAAGAAGAGAGTCGGATCTATGTCACATGAGGTTGTTCAACgtttccacttttttttttctgttaaaacttttaaaaactgaaatgacatttttttttattcgagTCGATACAATTTGGCAATGAAGATTCCTCAAAGGTCAAaacttttagataaaaaaaaaagaaaaaaaaaacaaaatatagagCAATGGAGCAGATGAATACCATAAAAAGCAGAGAGAGAGGTCGGTGGAAAGCAAGAAGAAGGAAGCTTAAGGCAATGGCTTTGGttctggttctgaaaccaaGAGAAAACTTCTGAATCAGTGTTTGAGTTTTCCATTGGTGACTGGTGTGAATGAAAATGCTGAGTCAATTACTGCAAAAATGGATACTCTTAGGGGTCactttttataaagaaataaattatgGAATTGCGAAAAACAAAAgttacaagaaagaaaaaacgatTCCTTTTGCTTGTTTTAGTGTTTGGTAAGAAGAGTGAGACAAAGGTGCTGTTTTGCCATAAGAGGGATTTTATTTGTGGTTTATAATTAACTGAGTTCAAACATGGCTTTTGACTAGTACTAGAAAATAACAACAACCTAAAtgttacatttaataaaaagtgaCTCTATATATTAGGCGAaatgatgccaaaaaaaaaaaatatatatattaggcgAAATACTGGAGCAGAAGTATGATAAACAAAAGCATAGTGATATAAACATGTTATACGACCACCATTACGTAACATGTAAAATCTCAACTCTATGTAATTATGATGATTAACCTCAAAAAGAAAAGCCAAAACCAGATCCTAGTGTGCATGAGTTCACAAGTTGGACAGGAGATGCTCTCCAATCACCTTTGTTGTCTATTTATATGCAAGTGGGTTCAATTTTCCTTATGTGGCACAAACAATCCCTGTGTACTACATTTGACGAAAATAAGGAAATTTTAAAAGTGACCCATTCTTTTGTTTTCCGTCGACATCAGattcttttggtttggtttcatgAAAACTGTGAATGTCCAGTGGTGTGATAAAGGATTACCTTGCTTTTGTTTATTCACATAATAGTGTAGTGCTGTCCTTTTTGTTTGGATTATGCTATTTTCTGAATTcagcaaataaaaatcaaaatctgttTACTTTTTCTAATAGTAGTTTGGTTAAGGCTTAGGTTAAAACTTATCCAGAATACTTGATTTTAATTATCTGGATCCAAATCTGAATCAAAACActttcatatttgaatatatcgGAGCATGTTGGAATGACATTGGATAATGAATTCTATCTATACTCCCAAGTTATGTAATGGCAA
The Raphanus sativus cultivar WK10039 chromosome 1, ASM80110v3, whole genome shotgun sequence DNA segment above includes these coding regions:
- the LOC108855797 gene encoding homeobox-leucine zipper protein ATHB-54, translated to MENSNTDSEVFSWFQNQNQSHCLKLPSSCFPPTSLSAFYGSSSMSNTETNTVDEDDVCESYNTRETTKKRKLTPFQLRLLEESFEEDKRLEPDRKLWLAEKMGLQPSQVAIWFQNRRARFKNRQLEIDCDSLKASYAKLKTDRDILFRQNQALINKVALLKEELKIQEKLETQSIETEKLGEEGSSVRSNNTQYSEEEEGLGHNQYSFPELAALGFYYDPTLCASNLGL